The genomic interval TCCAGTCGAACCCTATAGCGCCGCGCGTCTTGAATCGGATGCGCCAAGAACGGACGATCGATCATGTCGGATAAGTTGAAGCGGGAAGTTTTCGGGCGGACGAAGTCGGGCGAGACCGTCGATCGGGTCGAGATCAGGGGCGGCGGGCTGACCGCCAGAATCATCACTTGGGGCGCAGTGATTCAGGACCTGCGCCTCGAAGGCCATGGCGCGCCGCTACAGCTCGGCTTCGACGATTTCGACAGCTATCCCCTCTATTCGGCTTATTTCGGCGCGACGCCCGGCCGCTGCGCCAACCGCGTCGGCGGCGGCAGGTTTACGCTCGACGGCAAGGATTATCAGCTGGAGCCGAACGAAAACGGCGTCACGCATCTGCATGGCGGCAGCGACAATATCGCCAAGCGCAACTGGACGATCGTCGAGCACGCTGTCGACCGGCTGGTGATGAAGATCGTCGACCCCGATGGCCGTGCCGGCTACCCCGGCAATTGCACCATCCAGGCAACGTTCTGGGTGCACGGCAATGGCGAATTGTCGATCACCTACGAATCGACCAGCGACCAGCCGACGCTTGCCAATGTCTGCCAGCACGCCTATTTCAATCTCGACGGCCGCGAGGATGCGCTCGGCCATGACATCATGATCGCGGCCGAACACTATCTGCCGACCGACGAGAAGCAGGTGCCAACCGGCGAAATCCGCTCGGTCGCCGGCACTGAATTCGATTTCCGCGAGATGGCGCCGATGAAGCGTTTCGTCGGCAGCGAGCAGGTGCTGTACGATCATAATTTCTGCCTCTCCGCAGAACGAACCGCCAAGCGGACCGTCGCGCTTGCCCGCAGTCTCTATTCCGGCGTCTCGCTGGAGGTGCGCAGCACCGAGCCGGGCGTGCAGTTCTATGCCGGTTTCAAGCTGAACACCGGGGCTCCCGGCCTAGGCGGGCGAAGATACGGCCCGTTCGCCGGCTTCTGCCTGGAGACGCAGGTTTGGCCGGATGCCATCAATCACCAAGGCTTCCCGAATGCCGTGCTGCGCCCCGGCGAAGTGCTGCGCCAAGAGACGGATTATATCTTCAGCAAGAGCTGAGTTTCGGTGAACGCATGGCTGTCAAGGTTAGCCGCTATGAAACCCTCGTCGGTTCTCCGCCGAGGGTTTTTTCTTGTCCGCACTGGATTCTGCCTTGCCGATTGGTTCTAAATAGGTTCTATTGTTCCGCCATGGATAGAACCAGTCTGATAGCGGAACTGAACAGCCGCGGCCTGCGCGATGAAGCGCTGACCGGACCGCTTTACAAGCGGCTGGCGCAGGCGTTGACGGGCCTTATGCAGGAGGGGTTGCTGAAGCCCGGCACCGCACTTCCTGGCGAACGCGATCTTGCCGAGGGTCTCAAGCTTGGCCGTGTCACCGTGCGTACCGCCTATCGTGACCTGATGGCCTCCGGCGCGTTGGAATCGCGCCACGGGAGCGGTACCTTCGTATCGAGCAGAGTGGAGCGTATGGAGCAGTCGCTCTGGCGGCTCTCCTCCTTCTCCGCCGATATGCGTTCGCGCGGACGTCTTCCAGCCGCACGGATATTGTCGCGGGCGGTCAATACGCCGTCCCCGGAGGAATCCTTCCTGCTTGGACTTGGCAGCGACGAACCGGTGCTGAGGCTCGACCGCTTGCGTCTTGCCGACGGCCTGCCACTGGCGATCGAACGCGCCGTGGTGCCGATCAAGTTCTTAGGCGGCGATGCCGGCGGCGAGGGATCGCTCTACGATGCGCTGGCGGCCAACGGCCACAGGCCCGTGCGGGCGCTGCAGCGGCTGACGGCGGTAACGCTCGACCCGTCTTCCGCCGCGATGCTGAACGTCAAATCAGGCGCGCCAGCGCTTCTGATTGAACGCGTTTCACGGCTGGAGGACCAGCGCGTCGTCGAATACACCCGCTCGCACTATCGTGGCGATGCTTACGATTTCGTTGCCGAATTGAGAATCGGAGATGACCTATGAGTGAGAACCAGTCGCTGATGCTGCAGGAAGCCGGCCAGTCGCCAGGGGTGGTGGCCACGCTTCTCGAAAAGGAAAAACCGGTCTTCACCGAGATTGCCCGGCTGTTTTCGTCCGCCCGTCCGAGCGTGGTGACGACGGCCGCGCGCGGCTCCTCGGACCATGCTGCCACCTTCTTCAAATATCTCTTCGAGATCACCTGCGGTATTCCGGTCGCCTCGGTCGGTCCGTCGATCGCTTCCGTCTATGGCGCCGCGCTGCATCTTAAGGGCGGCGTCCATTTCACCGTCTCGCAGTCGGGTGCAAGTCCCGATATCGTCGCCCTGCAGGATGCGGCCAAGAAGGGTGGCGCAACCACCATCGCCGTCGTCAACGTCATCGACAGCCCACTCGCAAAACAGGCCGATATCGTTCTCGGCCTCAATGCCGGCGCCGAAAAGAGCGTCGCGGCGACGAAATCCTTCATTGCCTCCGTCGCCGCCCTTTCCGGCGTGACAGCCGCGATCGGCGGCGTTTCCGACCTGCAGACCGCGCTCGCCAAGCTGCCGGAGGCGCTTTCGGCCACCGCCGGGATCGACACGGCCGCCGCCGAGGAGGTGCTGTTCAATGCCACCTCGCTCTATACGGCCGGCCGCGGCCCCGCTTTTGCGATCGCGCTCGAAGCGGCGCTGAAGGCCAAGGAAACCTCCGGCCTGCATGCCGAGGCCTTCTCGCTCGCGGAACTGATGCATGGCCCGATGCGCCTGGTGCAGCCGGGCTTTCCGATCGTCGCCTTCGCCCCCGACGATGCCGCCTTCGCCAATAACGGCCAAGCGCTGGAGCGCCTGCAGAAGCTTGGCGCCACCACCGTCGGCTTCTCCACCCAGCCGCTCTCCGGCATCAATCTGCGCGTGCCGACGACGGGCAACGGCCTCCTCGATCCGCTGGTATCGCTGCTCGTCTATTACCGGCTGATCGAATCGGTGACACGCCGTAAGGGTTTTGATCCCGACCGGCCCGCAAACCTGCTCAAGGTGACGGAGACGGTCTGATGATCCGCAAGATCTTCATCGGCGCCCGCATCTTCGACGGCGATCGTTTCCATGACGACAAGGCGCTCGTCGTTGCCGGCGGCCGCGTCGAAGCGATCATCGCAAGAAGCGATCTGCCTGCCGGCGAGACGATAACGCTGGCCGGCGGCGTCCTGTCGGCGGGCTTCATCGATGCACAGGTCAATGGCGGCGGCGGCCGGATGCTGAACGACGAGCCCTCCGCCGCGTCGATGGATATCATCGCCGGCGGACACCGGCCCTACGGCACGACATCGCTGCTGCCGAC from Rhizobium lentis carries:
- a CDS encoding aldose epimerase family protein, whose protein sequence is MSDKLKREVFGRTKSGETVDRVEIRGGGLTARIITWGAVIQDLRLEGHGAPLQLGFDDFDSYPLYSAYFGATPGRCANRVGGGRFTLDGKDYQLEPNENGVTHLHGGSDNIAKRNWTIVEHAVDRLVMKIVDPDGRAGYPGNCTIQATFWVHGNGELSITYESTSDQPTLANVCQHAYFNLDGREDALGHDIMIAAEHYLPTDEKQVPTGEIRSVAGTEFDFREMAPMKRFVGSEQVLYDHNFCLSAERTAKRTVALARSLYSGVSLEVRSTEPGVQFYAGFKLNTGAPGLGGRRYGPFAGFCLETQVWPDAINHQGFPNAVLRPGEVLRQETDYIFSKS
- a CDS encoding GntR family transcriptional regulator gives rise to the protein MDRTSLIAELNSRGLRDEALTGPLYKRLAQALTGLMQEGLLKPGTALPGERDLAEGLKLGRVTVRTAYRDLMASGALESRHGSGTFVSSRVERMEQSLWRLSSFSADMRSRGRLPAARILSRAVNTPSPEESFLLGLGSDEPVLRLDRLRLADGLPLAIERAVVPIKFLGGDAGGEGSLYDALAANGHRPVRALQRLTAVTLDPSSAAMLNVKSGAPALLIERVSRLEDQRVVEYTRSHYRGDAYDFVAELRIGDDL
- a CDS encoding SIS domain-containing protein, coding for MSENQSLMLQEAGQSPGVVATLLEKEKPVFTEIARLFSSARPSVVTTAARGSSDHAATFFKYLFEITCGIPVASVGPSIASVYGAALHLKGGVHFTVSQSGASPDIVALQDAAKKGGATTIAVVNVIDSPLAKQADIVLGLNAGAEKSVAATKSFIASVAALSGVTAAIGGVSDLQTALAKLPEALSATAGIDTAAAEEVLFNATSLYTAGRGPAFAIALEAALKAKETSGLHAEAFSLAELMHGPMRLVQPGFPIVAFAPDDAAFANNGQALERLQKLGATTVGFSTQPLSGINLRVPTTGNGLLDPLVSLLVYYRLIESVTRRKGFDPDRPANLLKVTETV